GTCTAGGAGTTTTTCAAAGGTGTGGCAATAGGTTTCCAACACCTGGGCCGGATAGGACATGTCGCCAATTTGGGGAATGCTTACCCGCCGTAAATCTTCCTTGAAATAGGCTCCTTCAATTTTTTTTTCGGTTTTTTTGGAAATATTGATACCCTGGCTATCCAGAAATTCAATCAGTAGGTAATCTGGGCGATCGGGATGGATACGCACATGGATGCCGCCGGCCACTTTTAACTTCGGAGTCATGGTGCGAGCAATGGGGATCGCTGTGGCTTCCAGGTTTTGAATATTTACCCCCACCGACATCAGGCCAGCAATGAGGGAACGGGTGACCATGCGGGAGACATTGCGTTGATCGCGGGAAACGACAATTTCTGCTCCGGGCCTGAGGGAAGAACCGTAGGCAGCCCCCAATTTGACAGCAAACTCCGGCGTCATATCAATGTTGACAATGCCGGAAACACCTCTCTGTCCGAATAGGTTGCGGTGGCCGGTGCTGCCCCAAATTAAATTAATGTTGAGAATGGCTCCCGGTTCCACCCGTTTACTGGGCCAAACTTTAACATTTGAGTTGATTTGGGCTTCTTCGCCAATGATGGATAGGGGACCAATGACTGCCCCTTCCAGGACCTGTACCCGTCTTTCTATGCGACAGCCCCGCCCCACTACACAGGCAGCTAGATAGGCTTCATCACCAATGAGTACGCCATTCCAAACAATGGCTCGCTTTAATTCTGCTCCAGCGCCAATGGTGACGTTATCGCCAATGATGGTGCCCGCTTCCAATTTAGTTCCTGAACCGATGTTGCAGTTATCCCCGATCGCCAGAGGGGGAGTGAGAATAGCAGTGGGGTCAATGGTGGTGTTTTCCCCGATCCAAATGTCCGAGTGCCGGGGTAGGTTACCCAATTCCAGCGTGACTTTTTTTTCTAGGGCATCGTATTGGGCTTCCCGATAGGCGTCCAAATTACCGACATCGCACCAGTAACCATCGGCGACAAAACCATACATGGGTTCGTCATTTTCCAGCAGGAGGGGAAATAAATCCTTGGAAAAATCCATTTCTTCCTTGGGGGGCAGATAGGCCAAAACTTCCGGTTCGAGGATATAGGTGCCCGTGTTGACGGTGTCGGAAAAAACTTCACTGGTGGAGGGCTTTTCTAAAAATCTTTGCACCCGTTGGTTTTCGTCGGTGATGACCACGCCAAATTCCAGGGGGTTGGGAACCTTGGTCAAAATCAGGGTCGCCTTGGCTTGTTTTTGTTTGTGGAAGGCGATCGCCTGGGTGAGATTAAAATCGGTGATGCTATCCCCACTAATTACCAAAAAAGTATCATCCAATAACTCTTCAATGTTCTTTACACAACCCGCCGTACCGAGGGGATGCTCGTCCTCCACTGCATAGGTCATCTGAACACCAAATTCACTGCCATCAAGGAAATAGTCCCGCATGGCATCAGGGAGGTAGTGGAGGGTGGCCACCACCTCAGTAATGTTATGGCGACGGAGCAAATGGATAATATGGGCGGCGATCGGTTGATTAACAATGGGCACCATGGGCTTGGGCAGATCGCAAGTCAGGGGTCTCAAACGGGTGCCTGCCCCCCCTGCCATCAACACAGCTCGCATTCCTTTACCTCAGTGACGAATTTCTGTTCCCATCTTAAGGTAAACCATTGACTATGACTGGTGGGGGGACGATCTCCCTGTGGCCAAGGAATCCTCCGTTCCTCCCTATTTTGGGACCATCGATTTAAATAATTGACCCCAGTCTTTTACAGCGCTGGTACCTGGGCGGCGATCGCCTGGCCAATTTCTAAGGAAGCGGTGGCCGCTGGGGAAGGAGCATTGAGCACCTGGAGAGAATTAGGACCGGGGACAATCAGAAAATCCTCCACCAAAGCCCCATCATTTTTCAAAGCCTGGGCCCTCACCCCCGCTGGATTGGGAAGAATATCGTCCGCTGTCACTTCCGGAATTAATTCCTGTAAACTCCGCACAAAGGCCGCCTTACTAAAGGAGCGAATAACTTCCTGTAAGCCTTCTTGCCAATGTTTACCCACCAACTTCCAAAAGCCAGCATAGGCCATCACTTCGGTAAAATCTCCCCAATCAAAATCCGTTTTGCGATAACCTTCCCGTTTCAAACTCAGCACCGCATTGGGGCCAGCGTGGATACTGCCATCAATCATGCGGGTGAAATGCACCCCTAAAAAGGGAAAAGCCGGATTAGGTACCGGGTAAATTAAACCTTTGACTAAATATCTTTTCTCTGGCTTCAACTCATAATATTCTCCCCGAAAAGGCACAATTTTAGCATCGGGGTTAATGCCCGCCATTTTGGCCAGGCGATCGCTCTGGAGACCACCACAATTGATCAGAAAACGACTAAAAAAATTCCCCTGGTTAGTGATCAAACTATGTCCGTTAGCCTGGGTAACAATGCCATTGACTCGATGGTTAAACTTAATTTCCCCTCCCTGGACCTGAATTAGTTCCGCATATTTTTGACAAACCAGTTTGTAATTAACAATGCCAGAGGTGAATACATGAATTCCTCCCAAACATTGCACATGGGGTTCGTATTCCTTAACTTGTTCTGCACTAAGTTTTTTAACTTTTAAGCCATTGGCTTGACCCCGGTTAAATAAATTTTCTAATAACGGTAATTCCTCAGGTTTAGTAGCTACAATGACTTTGCCACAAACCTCGTAGGGTAAGGCGTGCTCTTGGCAAAATTCCACCATGCTCTGGTTACCAGCTTTAGTGAACTGGGCCTTAAAGCTGCCAGGTTTGTAGTAAATACCAGAGTGAATGACACCGCTATTGTGCCCCGTTTGATGGTGGGCTGGGTCCGCTTCTTTTTCTAAAATCAACAATTTGTATTGGGGAAAGCGGCGACCAATAAATAACCCCGTGGCCAAACCGACAATGCCACCGCCGATAATTGTGATGTCATAGGAAGCCATTTTTGCCCCACTCCTTGGAAAAATTACCAGCTAATTATCGTAGCTGTACAATGCCGCCCTGTGGGAGATGATCACAAATTCCCGCCGTTGGCCGCAAATCCTCTGGACGAAATTTTTCCTTTAACCACAAAGGGATTTTCGGGGAACAAGTTTATGGACGTAACTGGATTCGAACCAGTGACCCCATCGATGTCAACGATGTACTCTAACCAACTGAGCTATACGTCCTAGCAATTTAGTAATATAGCATGGCTCCATTTAAATTAACAATTGCTCCCCATGCCTTCCATCACCGGTAAAACTAAGCTCCTTGGTGTGATCGGTTATCCTGTTGGTCATTCCTTATCCCCTGTGATGCATAATGCGGCGCTCCAGGCCATGGCCAGTGATTATGCATATGTTGCCTTTCCCATTGCTCCAGAGGATTTAACCATCGCCATAGCAGGGTTAGGAGCCAGTGGAGTCCAGGGATTAAGCGTGACCATTCCCCATAAGCAAGTGGTGATGCCATTGTTGACCCAGATAACCGAAACCGCTCGGCAAGTGGGGGCCGTGAATACTCTCTGGCGGGATGGCCATGGCTGGCAGGGAACCAATACGGATGTTGAGGGTTTTTTGGCTCCCTTGTTGGAGTTAAAGCAAGATTGGTCAGGGAGGACGGCGGTGATTCTCGGCTATGGTGGAGCCGCGCGGGCCGTGGTGGTGGGTTTAACCCAATTGGGTTGTCCAGAAATTATTGTGGTGGGTCGCAGTCAAGAAAAATTAGCTCAGTTCGCCAACAGTTGGACGGACCCCAAAATTAAGCAAGCTCTGCAAGTTCTACCCTGGGAAGCTCTATCTACCGTGA
The genomic region above belongs to Synechocystis sp. PCC 6803 substr. PCC-P and contains:
- a CDS encoding mannose-1-phosphate guanyltransferase; this translates as MRAVLMAGGAGTRLRPLTCDLPKPMVPIVNQPIAAHIIHLLRRHNITEVVATLHYLPDAMRDYFLDGSEFGVQMTYAVEDEHPLGTAGCVKNIEELLDDTFLVISGDSITDFNLTQAIAFHKQKQAKATLILTKVPNPLEFGVVITDENQRVQRFLEKPSTSEVFSDTVNTGTYILEPEVLAYLPPKEEMDFSKDLFPLLLENDEPMYGFVADGYWCDVGNLDAYREAQYDALEKKVTLELGNLPRHSDIWIGENTTIDPTAILTPPLAIGDNCNIGSGTKLEAGTIIGDNVTIGAGAELKRAIVWNGVLIGDEAYLAACVVGRGCRIERRVQVLEGAVIGPLSIIGEEAQINSNVKVWPSKRVEPGAILNINLIWGSTGHRNLFGQRGVSGIVNIDMTPEFAVKLGAAYGSSLRPGAEIVVSRDQRNVSRMVTRSLIAGLMSVGVNIQNLEATAIPIARTMTPKLKVAGGIHVRIHPDRPDYLLIEFLDSQGINISKKTEKKIEGAYFKEDLRRVSIPQIGDMSYPAQVLETYCHTFEKLLDMDIINNDGAKIVIDYAYGVSGAILPLLLTKFGCDAVVLNASLRQTAVSNEEKEVLLSQLGQVVSALQANLGVQVSANGEQLTLVDEGGLPIRGELLTALMVHMVLTASPRGTIVVPVQASSAVEHLARRHGGKVLRTKANPTALMAAAQSSHNVVLGGSGETGFIFPRLHPGFDAMFCIAKVMEMLTVQKRTLGEIRSELPTVYHNSCSVRCSWKIKGALMRHLVEIHRDQHIELVDGVKMTFPHGDNWVLILPDAGEPLVHIYANSEDRHWVDEKLRYYQAQVLNFISDAQEESYQHFS
- a CDS encoding shikimate dehydrogenase, translated to MPSITGKTKLLGVIGYPVGHSLSPVMHNAALQAMASDYAYVAFPIAPEDLTIAIAGLGASGVQGLSVTIPHKQVVMPLLTQITETARQVGAVNTLWRDGHGWQGTNTDVEGFLAPLLELKQDWSGRTAVILGYGGAARAVVVGLTQLGCPEIIVVGRSQEKLAQFANSWTDPKIKQALQVLPWEALSTVIPKASLLINSTPVGMAPHPKQSPLDQSLVEKLPPTAIAYDLIYTPRPTRFLQHAQERGLVTIDGAEMLVQQGAAALKIWLQQEVPVDVMRQALLHHLEKSA
- the lhgO gene encoding L-2-hydroxyglutarate oxidase; translation: MASYDITIIGGGIVGLATGLFIGRRFPQYKLLILEKEADPAHHQTGHNSGVIHSGIYYKPGSFKAQFTKAGNQSMVEFCQEHALPYEVCGKVIVATKPEELPLLENLFNRGQANGLKVKKLSAEQVKEYEPHVQCLGGIHVFTSGIVNYKLVCQKYAELIQVQGGEIKFNHRVNGIVTQANGHSLITNQGNFFSRFLINCGGLQSDRLAKMAGINPDAKIVPFRGEYYELKPEKRYLVKGLIYPVPNPAFPFLGVHFTRMIDGSIHAGPNAVLSLKREGYRKTDFDWGDFTEVMAYAGFWKLVGKHWQEGLQEVIRSFSKAAFVRSLQELIPEVTADDILPNPAGVRAQALKNDGALVEDFLIVPGPNSLQVLNAPSPAATASLEIGQAIAAQVPAL